A window from Ignavibacteriota bacterium encodes these proteins:
- a CDS encoding PorV/PorQ family protein, translated as MKIITNINKVIFFTIISIHIIIAGENPVKTSTNVDGIGTASMTFLEIGIGARAMGMGGAFVAVANDASATYWNPAGIVWADKVQVEISHNEWFLDSKLQSLSGVIPLPQFNSSMALSIVTLGFDEQAVRTVERPTGTGEMYDARDFSVALSWATAVTDRFSFGLSAKYLTSRIWHESANAFALDFGIFYNTELKGLRLGFSMANFGTGVKFEGRDLDSTIDPDEEVENFDRAPAQLKTDSYPLPILFRAGISYELNLDDFGNAIFAADLLHPSHSPEAVNVGLEYGFTNMFFVRAGYQNLFDDTSVDGLTLGAGIDYYNSESGFGARFDYSWADWGNLKNAQRFSVGIVF; from the coding sequence ATGAAAATTATTACAAATATAAATAAAGTTATCTTTTTTACTATTATATCAATCCATATTATTATTGCCGGTGAAAATCCCGTTAAGACCTCAACTAATGTTGACGGTATTGGCACAGCTTCTATGACTTTTTTAGAAATAGGAATTGGTGCAAGAGCAATGGGAATGGGTGGCGCTTTTGTAGCTGTTGCAAATGATGCTTCGGCTACATATTGGAATCCGGCAGGAATTGTTTGGGCGGATAAAGTTCAAGTAGAAATTAGCCATAATGAATGGTTTTTGGATTCCAAACTTCAATCATTGAGCGGCGTTATTCCGCTGCCACAATTTAATTCATCAATGGCGTTAAGTATTGTAACTTTAGGATTTGATGAACAAGCTGTAAGAACTGTTGAACGTCCAACCGGTACCGGAGAAATGTATGATGCGCGAGATTTTTCTGTTGCACTTTCTTGGGCTACCGCGGTTACCGATAGATTTTCGTTTGGACTTTCTGCAAAATATTTAACTTCACGAATTTGGCATGAATCTGCAAATGCATTTGCTCTCGATTTTGGAATATTCTATAACACAGAATTAAAAGGTTTGCGTTTGGGTTTTAGTATGGCAAATTTTGGTACCGGGGTAAAATTTGAAGGAAGAGATTTGGATTCAACTATTGATCCCGATGAAGAAGTTGAAAATTTTGACAGAGCACCTGCACAATTAAAAACTGATTCATATCCACTTCCAATATTATTTCGTGCAGGTATTTCTTATGAATTAAATCTTGATGATTTTGGAAATGCAATTTTTGCTGCTGATTTACTTCACCCAAGTCACTCTCCGGAAGCTGTAAATGTTGGATTGGAATATGGTTTTACAAATATGTTTTTTGTAAGAGCCGGTTATCAAAATCTTTTTGATGATACATCAGTTGACGGTTTAACTTTAGGTGCAGGAATTGATTATTATAATTCTGAAAGTGGTTTTGGAGCAAGATTCGATTATTCTTGGGCAGATTGGGGAAATTTAAAAAATGCGCAAAGATTTTCTGTTGGAATTGTTTTTTAA